The nucleotide window TCAGTCGATTCATTGACTCAGCAGCGAAACGATATGCCCGATTTCGGGGAGGATCAGTTTTTCCATCGCGAGGCGGCAGGCGGTCGGCGACCCCGGAATCGCGGCGACGAACTTGCCGTGGCGAACGCCCGCGATCGCGCGGCTCATCATCGCGGCGGAACCGATCTCCTGGTATGAGAGCATCCGGAAAATTTCGCCGAAGCCTTCGAGTTCCTTGTCGATCAGCGACTTGACCACTTCGGTGCATCGATCGCGCGCGGTGATGCCGGTGCCGCCGCTGATCACGATCGCGTCGAGGTTGGGCAGGTTCTTGGCGATCGACGCGGAGATTTTTTCGGGCTCGTCGGGCAGGATCTCGTAATAGTTCACCTGATGGCCGGCG belongs to Candidatus Binatus sp. and includes:
- a CDS encoding molybdenum cofactor biosynthesis protein B, with amino-acid sequence MSVQEHKRHARANLKVGVISASDSRNPETDESGKLIRQLFEAAGHQVNYYEILPDEPEKISASIAKNLPNLDAIVISGGTGITARDRCTEVVKSLIDKELEGFGEIFRMLSYQEIGSAAMMSRAIAGVRHGKFVAAIPGSPTACRLAMEKLILPEIGHIVSLLSQ